From Haloglomus litoreum, the proteins below share one genomic window:
- a CDS encoding DNA-directed DNA polymerase, with protein MAEDSQQSLTDFGSAGADDDGSPDEGTEAEIAEAVAGNGGGDSTAVVDMAERRYPDAEGTTTLAVTQVDYTVEGHGDEERPVLHVFGRNAERESVHVRVHEFEPYFYAPLSNFVTDAAAAEMDPSEWTEDDLDPMQDPEQQFDRLTGRHLTDADGEPFESIRGERLLKITGQTPRDVGQLRDRFDHYEADILFPNRLLIDRDIRSGVRVPIRREEDGDGAPDGAGDGDVPIDVHHSELEPVEMDVEPRVCTFDIEVDDRRGFPEDGEEPIVCLTSHDSYDDEYVVWLYTAPEGIEGPDALPGYEPIEDDLDVEVRSFEREETMLAEFVDYIRETDPDVLTGWNFTDFDAPYLLDRIEELATPENGLAIDPTSRVNEVWRSDWQGPNVKGRVVFDLLYAYKRTQFTELDSYRLDAVGETELDVGKERYAGDIGDLWEEDPERLLEYNLRDVELCVELDRKQEIVPFWQEVASFVGCKLEDATTPGDAVDMYILHEVFGDFVLPSKGTVDAEDYEGGAVFDPITGVKENVSVLDLKSLYPMSMVTINASPETKVGPDYDGETYRAPNGTLFRKEPDGIIRTMVDDLLTEREEKKVLRNDHEPGTDPYEQYDRQQQAVKVIMNSLYGVLGWDRFRLYDKEMGAAVTATGRDVIRYTERVVSEMDYQIVYGDTDSVMLELGQDVSTEEAIEQSFEIEERVNESYDEFAREDLNAEEHRFQIEFEKLYRRFFQAGKKKRYAGHIVWKEGKDVDDIDITGFEYKRSDIAPVTKRVQHRVIEMIVTGADLEDVRTYVHEEIDSFKAGNVDYDDIGIPGGIGKKLDAYDTATAQVRGAKYANLLLGTNFGRGSKPKRLYLENVDASFFERMEEEEGLDPHADPLYGEFKRDPDVICFEFADQVPEEFHVDYEKMLEKTLKGPIARILEALDISWQEVESGQEQTGLGSFM; from the coding sequence ATGGCCGAGGACTCCCAGCAATCGCTGACCGACTTCGGGAGCGCCGGCGCGGACGACGACGGGAGCCCGGACGAGGGGACCGAGGCGGAGATCGCCGAGGCGGTAGCCGGGAACGGCGGCGGTGACAGCACGGCGGTCGTGGACATGGCCGAGCGGCGCTACCCCGACGCCGAGGGGACGACCACGCTGGCCGTGACGCAGGTCGACTACACCGTGGAGGGCCACGGTGACGAGGAGCGACCCGTCCTCCACGTGTTCGGACGGAACGCCGAGCGCGAGTCGGTCCACGTCCGGGTCCACGAGTTCGAGCCGTACTTCTACGCGCCACTCTCGAACTTCGTGACCGACGCGGCGGCCGCCGAGATGGACCCGAGCGAGTGGACCGAGGACGACCTCGACCCGATGCAGGACCCCGAACAGCAGTTCGACCGGCTGACCGGGCGCCACCTCACCGACGCCGACGGGGAGCCGTTCGAGAGCATCCGTGGCGAACGCCTGCTGAAGATCACCGGACAGACGCCGCGGGACGTGGGGCAGCTGCGCGACCGGTTCGACCACTACGAGGCGGACATCCTCTTCCCGAACCGGCTACTCATCGATCGCGACATCCGGTCTGGCGTGCGGGTCCCCATCCGGCGGGAGGAGGACGGCGACGGGGCACCCGACGGAGCCGGGGACGGCGACGTCCCCATCGACGTCCACCACAGCGAACTCGAACCCGTGGAGATGGATGTCGAGCCGCGCGTCTGCACCTTCGACATCGAGGTCGACGACCGTCGGGGCTTCCCCGAGGACGGTGAGGAGCCCATCGTCTGTCTCACCTCGCACGACTCCTACGACGACGAGTACGTCGTCTGGCTCTACACCGCGCCCGAGGGCATCGAGGGACCGGACGCGCTGCCGGGGTACGAGCCCATCGAGGACGACCTCGACGTCGAGGTGCGGTCGTTCGAGCGCGAGGAGACGATGCTGGCCGAGTTCGTCGACTACATCCGCGAGACGGACCCGGACGTGCTGACGGGCTGGAACTTCACGGACTTCGACGCCCCCTACCTGCTGGACCGCATCGAGGAGCTGGCCACGCCCGAGAACGGCCTCGCCATCGACCCGACCTCGCGCGTCAACGAGGTCTGGCGCTCGGACTGGCAGGGCCCCAACGTGAAGGGTCGCGTCGTCTTCGACCTGCTGTACGCCTACAAGCGCACGCAGTTCACGGAACTGGACTCCTACCGGCTCGATGCAGTGGGAGAGACCGAACTCGACGTGGGGAAGGAGCGCTACGCCGGCGACATCGGCGACCTCTGGGAGGAGGACCCCGAGCGCCTGCTGGAGTACAACCTCCGGGACGTGGAGCTGTGTGTCGAACTCGACCGCAAGCAGGAGATCGTCCCGTTCTGGCAGGAGGTCGCCTCCTTCGTGGGCTGCAAGCTGGAGGACGCCACCACGCCCGGCGACGCCGTGGACATGTACATCCTCCACGAGGTGTTCGGCGACTTCGTCCTGCCCTCGAAGGGGACCGTCGACGCCGAGGACTACGAGGGCGGCGCCGTCTTCGACCCCATCACGGGCGTCAAGGAGAACGTCAGCGTGCTGGACCTGAAGAGCCTGTACCCGATGTCGATGGTGACCATCAACGCGTCACCCGAGACGAAGGTCGGGCCGGACTACGACGGCGAGACCTACCGCGCCCCCAACGGGACGCTGTTCCGCAAGGAGCCGGACGGCATCATCCGGACGATGGTCGACGACCTGCTGACCGAGCGCGAGGAGAAGAAGGTCCTCCGAAACGACCACGAACCCGGAACCGACCCGTACGAGCAGTACGACCGGCAGCAACAAGCTGTCAAGGTTATTATGAATTCTTTATATGGGGTACTTGGATGGGACCGGTTCCGGCTCTACGACAAGGAGATGGGAGCCGCTGTAACAGCTACAGGCCGGGATGTAATTCGGTATACGGAGAGGGTCGTCTCCGAGATGGATTATCAGATCGTCTACGGAGACACCGACTCGGTCATGTTGGAACTCGGACAGGACGTTTCGACCGAGGAGGCCATCGAGCAGTCGTTCGAGATCGAGGAGCGCGTCAACGAGTCGTACGACGAGTTCGCCCGCGAAGACTTGAACGCAGAGGAGCACCGCTTCCAGATCGAGTTCGAGAAGCTCTACCGTCGGTTCTTCCAGGCGGGCAAGAAGAAGCGCTACGCCGGCCACATCGTCTGGAAGGAGGGCAAGGACGTCGACGATATCGACATCACGGGGTTCGAGTACAAGCGCTCGGACATCGCGCCCGTCACGAAGCGGGTGCAGCACCGCGTCATCGAGATGATCGTCACCGGCGCGGACCTGGAGGACGTGCGCACGTACGTCCACGAGGAGATCGACTCGTTCAAAGCCGGCAACGTGGACTACGACGACATCGGCATCCCCGGCGGCATCGGGAAGAAACTCGACGCCTACGACACTGCAACCGCGCAGGTCCGCGGCGCGAAGTACGCGAACCTGCTGCTGGGGACGAACTTCGGGCGCGGGTCGAAACCCAAGCGGCTCTACCTCGAGAACGTGGACGCCTCGTTCTTCGAGCGGATGGAAGAGGAAGAGGGGCTGGACCCGCATGCGGACCCACTGTACGGCGAGTTCAAGCGGGACCCGGACGTCATCTGCTTCGAGTTCGCCGACCAGGTGCCCGAGGAGTTCCACGTCGACTACGAGAAGATGCTGGAGAAGACGCTGAAGGGGCCCATCGCCCGCATCCTCGAGGCGCTGGACATCTCCTGGCAGGAGGTCGAAAGTGGGCAGGAACAGACCGGACTCGGGTCGTTCATGTAA